The DNA sequence GGACCTCCACGCGCCGCGCGTGGGCACAGCGCTTTAGGTCTGAGAAGGCCCGATCTTTCTCCCCTCTGCGGGCATGTCCTACATTCGAGCCCTCGCTCGGCTGCCCCCTCCAAAGATCACGCCGATGGAGGTTCGTGATTCTCGATCGGGTTGGAGGGCAAGCGGGCGCGGAGTGAGCGGGAAGAGGGAGCAGGGGCACCTCCCGTTCGGCTCTGTGTGCGCAGAAGACCTGAGAGCGAGAAGGCCCTGCCCGAGGGCAAAGGTAGGCAGTGGATGAAGAGGAAGCAGCGACAGGCGCTGCTTCGGTGGGCAGTGAAGAGTGGCTGCCCGCTCACCTACCGGAGGTGCCTGGCAGTCGTGACCGTGGGACGTGGAGCGTCGTGCCATGCCGCTGCCCGGGAGCTGGAGTGCGCCACCTCGACTGTCGTCGCCGCGGTGCGACGCTACAGGACGGGTGGGCGCCAGGCTCTTCGGGACAGGCGGGAGGCAAACGGACGCACCAAGGTGGACGAGCGGTTCCGAGAGCGACTGGTGCGCGTATTGGAGGGCACGCCTGAGGATTGGGGCTGGTGCCGTCCCACCTGGACGCGGGAGTTGCTGTGCCAGGAACTGGCCCGCAGGGGCCTGGTCCGTGTGTCGGTGGCGACCATGGGGCGTGCGCTCGCCTCGCTTGGGGCTCGGCTCAAGGCGGCGAGGCCCATCGTCGAGTGTCCCTGGCCCGGCTGGAAACGACAGCGGCGTCTGCACGAGTTGAAGTGCCTTGAGGTGTACGGGCCCGCCAAGGAGCCCGTCCTCCACGTGGACGAGGTCGACATCCATCTCAATCCCAAGGTGGGGTACGACTGGTGTCTGCCCGGGCAGCGACGAGTGGTGGTGACTCCCGGCAACAACCGCAAGCGCTACCTGGCTGGAGCACTCAACGTCCGGACAGGGAAACTGGCATGGGTGGAGGGTGAGTCCAAGGCGAGCTCCCTCTTCATCCAACTGCTCTGGCGTCTGGCGAGTGTCTACCGGCGGGCTCGCCGCATCCACCTCGTCCTCGACAACGCCTCCGTCCACTCCAGCAAGAAGACGCGCAAGGCCCTCGCGCAGTTCGGCGGGCGATTC is a window from the Myxococcus guangdongensis genome containing:
- a CDS encoding IS630 family transposase codes for the protein MKRKQRQALLRWAVKSGCPLTYRRCLAVVTVGRGASCHAAARELECATSTVVAAVRRYRTGGRQALRDRREANGRTKVDERFRERLVRVLEGTPEDWGWCRPTWTRELLCQELARRGLVRVSVATMGRALASLGARLKAARPIVECPWPGWKRQRRLHELKCLEVYGPAKEPVLHVDEVDIHLNPKVGYDWCLPGQRRVVVTPGNNRKRYLAGALNVRTGKLAWVEGESKASSLFIQLLWRLASVYRRARRIHLVLDNASVHSSKKTRKALAQFGGRFVLHFLPPYCPQGNRIERVWLDLHANVTRNHRCRTLARLMVRVHAYLAARNRLRSASPSLRRVDLRRSA